Within Engraulis encrasicolus isolate BLACKSEA-1 chromosome 8, IST_EnEncr_1.0, whole genome shotgun sequence, the genomic segment ACATCTCTTTAAAAACTTTAATCTTTGTTCCCTTTCACTTAAGTGTTTCTTGTAGGAAAAGAACTCTGCAATTGCAGTGTTCAGATATTAATATTCATTACAAATGTGCATAATGGTCACTTTTACTTTAGTTTTGAACTTGGAGCGAAATAATTCTAATTGCTCTGTTGATTGTTCTACTCAGCAATTCAAATAAAATTAGAAATATAACTTGATGAATATGTGGGTGGTGCTCAACAGATTTGGGAGAAAGccagtgaataataataataaaataacagtttaataattaaaataatcatGATTTTCATTAAATAATGACCATACTAGGTGCCTCTCATAGTCCCATTGATCCAGAGCATAATGATAATGCATGATAAGAATAGAACTGACTTCATCATGATTGAAATAAAATTAATGTCTATGATGGAAGTCTCTGTGCCATGAACTATTCTTGATATTCGAAGTAGAGAACTATGCATAATATCAATAATATAGGCTAATGGAAATGTCAAAGTTCATCCTGATTGTGATAAAATTATGTCCATGATGGTAATCTGTCATATAGTGTCCTCCTTGATTACTAGGCAATAAGTCTCTGGTCAACAACGGGGCTTAATtgtcaatatgaaaagttcattaaacaccgcacactggatactgttcttttttttctctttattttttgtagCGAACAACGCATTTCGCCCAGTGTGTCTTCAGGTTCGCTCTTTACCAACCCCCATTACCCAGGTGTACAAATACGGTATCACATGACCACATGACTAGTTGCTACCAGTCTGTGCATATACACCAACCCCATTCATACAGGTGTATAAAGTAGGTTCATTCCAGGATCAGTCCGTACAGGTCAAGGCATCCTACAATTGTCGAGTAAGCAGGGGCATCCCAACATGAAAAGTATAGTGCAAATTCCAATCAACACTTTATCATTAGGGTAAAAATTCAATATCACATCATTAAGTTAAAGTATCACAACAGTAGTCAAAATATAATGCTTCCTAATATCAGTAAATGACCATTAATAAAACAACACAGTTCCCTATCTACAACATCTAAAATGACAGTACAAATTCTTAGTATAAAGTGCACAATTGCAAGATAAATACCATAGTTACATCATTCACACATCAATTCACAAGAAAACACTCAAATCCTTTTTCTCATTCAATCCATACGGTTCAACAGTATTTAGAGTGTGGATCCAATATGCTTCCCTTTTTAGCAGTTGTTTTATTATATCCCCTCCTCTTGGATTAGGCataactctctctatccctacaaATCTCAATAAGGAAGCAGAACCAAGATTTCTGTCTCTATAATGTCTGGCAATGGCATACTCCATGTTGTTATTCCTAATGGAAGCGTTGGTGTTTGGCTAGTCTTAATTTCAAGTTTCTTTTTGTTTGGCCTATATACACAAAGCCACATGGACATTTtagcatgtaggctacacaacatgggtGGAGAGACAATAAATAAATAGTTTGATGGCACGCTTCTTGCCTGTGAGAGGGTGGATGAATTGGTTTAATGCTTAATTGTCCTCTGATGCAGAGGCACAACACATAATACGCCGGAAGCGGTTCCAGAATCCTGTACGGCTCTTCTTCACTTTCTTCTTCCTGCCATCTTTCTTGATCTTCTCCATCTCAGTCTCCACGACTGGCTCAGCCGCATGTTCAGTACTCTGAAGAAGAAAGCACACACGGTAATATTAGATATGTTTGCATATGTACCATATTTTCTGCATGCTGCTGTACACAAACAGAATATTGACATAAACTGTCACAGCCAAAGAAAAGATAACGAAAATGTGTCTCACCGCCAGCAGCGCCTGGGTCTGGCTCTTGTGCTCCACCATCAGGCTCTCGTGGTTGGCCAtgcttttctccttctccttctccacctcttcccaCTCCTGCTCCAGCTGTCTCAACAGAGCCTTCGtctcctccagctcctgctccttctccctctccctcttcttctccacctcctcccactcctgctccttctccctctccttctccttctccacctcctcctgctccttctccctctccttctccttctccacctcttcccaCTCCTGCTCCAGCTGTCTTAACAGAGCCTTCGtctcctccagctcctgctccttctccctctccctcttcttctccacctcctcccactcctgctccttctccctctccttctccaccttctcCCACTCGTGCTCCAGTTGTCTCAAATGAGCCTTTATCTCCAGCTCCTgctcatcctccctctccctctccttctccacctcctcctgctccttctccctctccctctccttctccacctcctcccactCGTGCTCCAGTTGTCTCAAATGAGCCTTCATCTCCAGCTCCTGCTCATCCTTCTCGTGGTTGGCCAtggtcttctccttctccttctccttctccaccttctcCCACTCCTGCTCCAGCTGTCTCAAATGAGCCTTTATCTCCAGCACCGCATCCAGATCGCCACTCGGGCATCCAGTAACAACGTCTGTAATCACGTTTCAAATTGAACACAATTAAGCCTGTTTCATCGTCAGTCGAGTGGGACTTATTCACCAAATTGGAGGAATGGGAAAGATATATCTATTGCATATTGCATCAGACCAGACATCTTTCAGAACATCAAACAGATGCCAACAGCACACAGAATTTGGCTGTATCATCAGCCTCTTCATTATTGGGGATGGTTCTACTGTATGTCTACATGCAGATGttaacagagcacacacacacatatgtaacaCTGCCGAGAGATTCACACATTTTCCACTGCACACAGATGAGAGAACGTTGAACCTCACACACAGAATTCTTGACAGTCAAACAAGGCACTGAGTTGAAATGTTTGGGGTCACAAAAAACAATATACGTAATATATAATAAGCAAGTAACAACAAatgaattataataataaatgataaattAGATACTTGGAATGTATGCATACTTTTTGATTTTGAAAACGTAATACTTAAACCGTGCTTATTTTATCCCATTACCTGGTTAAAAAACTAAGCTCAAGTGTAAAACAAAGAATATTTCAATAGTTTTTGTTACACAAAGATATATTTACTAAACAAATAAATtcaagcaaaaaaataaatataggGACCTGAAATGGCAAAGTAAAATATTTTGCGCGACCACATTTGTATCAGAGCATACACTGAAATGTTATCGAAAGAAATATTAATTCTTCACCATGTGTGTCCATGGTGTGATCATGCTCTTCCTCACGTGCCATGGCTCCCCCTGCGGCTGCAGGGGACGTTGAGGAGGCGTTGCGGACGGCATAGTTAGCGCAGAGGGAGCAGGGTTGGGGGAGACTGGCCGTGGGTCCGCGGGGCTGTACCTCGTCTTGGTCAGGGTAGACACGCTGGGCCCCGCTGTGGTGCTCCGCACGCACACGCTGCCAGATGAAGTGGGACGGCACGATGCTCATCACCTCTTCACAACACTGGCGACTGACGGCCGCCCTGTAGTCCATGCGAGCC encodes:
- the LOC134453705 gene encoding speedy protein A-like, producing MRKRTKRWRKTPSSVTVRMIPYTVPSLQVMGGLRMKRTNAQEVQGPPEETHNGQGQGDASRRCPMLCPTLTIQHQEMAAFFRLFDDYFILDFLWMDSCCKITDKYLLAMTFVYFRRACFSIVEYNRENFFIALYLANNMEEEEDSEYEIFPWALGENWREQSPAFLQQRDRLWARMDYRAAVSRQCCEEVMSIVPSHFIWQRVRAEHHSGAQRVYPDQDEVQPRGPTASLPQPCSLCANYAVRNASSTSPAAAGGAMAREEEHDHTMDTHDVVTGCPSGDLDAVLEIKAHLRQLEQEWEKVEKEKEKEKTMANHEKDEQELEMKAHLRQLEHEWEEVEKEREREKEQEEVEKEREREDEQELEIKAHLRQLEHEWEKVEKEREKEQEWEEVEKKREREKEQELEETKALLRQLEQEWEEVEKEKEREKEQEEVEKEKEREKEQEWEEVEKKREREKEQELEETKALLRQLEQEWEEVEKEKEKSMANHESLMVEHKSQTQALLASTEHAAEPVVETEMEKIKKDGRKKKVKKSRTGFWNRFRRIMCCASASEDN